Below is a genomic region from Longimicrobium sp..
ATCAACGAAACCCAAAGCCGGGATGAGCCCTGCGACCATCCAGGGTGTTCCGGTACGCGACAATCGCTGGATGACCATCAGCGATACTGACCTGTGGACGTACATCACCGAGCACGATACGACCGTGATGGTGGGTGTGAAAGCGCCCGGCACAGCGCGTGGAATGTACCGCGCTCAGCGGCTCGTTTCTGATGCGGTATGGCAGAGGGCGGTTCAGACCTTGACGACTGCCCACGGTGGAACTGTCCTCAACGTCGACGAGGTGATTCCAGCAGTCCTCATTCAGGTCTCAAGTGTTGAGCAGCTGCGCAAGCTACGCGCGCATCCATTCATCGACTACATAGAGCCCGCCGTTCTCAATTCGGCCGACCCGATCGCCGCGCCCGCTGCACCCGCCTTCCAACTCGGGCTCCGCCCGAGTGAAAAGCGGCTGAGCTCTAGCAGTAGCAGCAGTTCGGGGGGTGACCCGAACTACGGTGCATACTATCTTAATGGGGATAGTGTCCCGTGGATTTTCAACAAGATGGAGATCGATCAGGCGTGGAGACGGAGCACAGGTGCGGGTGTAGTTATCGGGCTGATCGACTCTGGGATCGACATTTGGCAATATGGGCACCAGCTGTCCAACTTTGCAGCCAAGAGGGTTAACCCTTCGGAGCCCCTCCAAGATACGTTTGGGCACGGCACCCACCAAGCCGGGGTTCTTGCGGCAAAGCGCGATGGGTATCACGTGGTAGGTGTGGCATACGGATCGAGCCCGTTGAGCATCAAGCACAGCGACTTCTACCTGGACGTTAGCACCTGGCGTGTCGCGGCCGCGCTTGATACCGCGGTGAAGTACAACGCGAAAGTGGTTCAGATGGCATTCCGCTGCGAAGACGAGAGTAACGCGGTGTCGGATCGGCTGAGCCTCTACTACTGGTCCCCCTCATATGACGTGCTGTTTACCGCCGCGGTGGGTAGCGCCGGATGGTGGGGTCAGCTTGTTGAAGGAGCGATGTTTCCGGCAGTCCACCCGGACGTGATCGCGGTTTCTGCGATTGACTTCTACACCGATACTCGGTACTCCGGGAGCCACCATAGCGACAAGGTGGAACTCTCTGCTTACCACGGGCAACCCACCGTCGGGGCCATCGGGCTGGGTGAGCCGGAATGGACGACGAGTGCAAACAGCTCGAACGCATCTACTATCGTGGCAGGCGTCGCGGCGCTCGTGAGGTCCAAGTACCCTTCGATGCGCAATTACGAGGTTCGTCAGCGGCTTATAAGTACTGCCCGTGATATCGGCCCCACCGGCCGGGACCCGGACTCGGGGTACGGCCTCGTGATGGCGATGCGCGCTGTCGGGGGGATGTGGAATGCTGAGATTCTCGGCAACACTGTGAGTGGGGGTGGCTACAACGAGCCGGAAACGATGGATCTAACCGCAAACCCGCTCGGTGGGGAGGGTCCGTACTCATACCGCTGGCTCGGGCTGTTCAACGGAGTCACTGCCCGGACGATCCGCGTTACGGTTAGCCAGGGCGATCCGACCCACCACTACTCTGTTGAGGTGACGGATCACTCAGACGGATCCACCAAGATCGCGAG
It encodes:
- a CDS encoding S8 family serine peptidase, yielding MTISDTDLWTYITEHDTTVMVGVKAPGTARGMYRAQRLVSDAVWQRAVQTLTTAHGGTVLNVDEVIPAVLIQVSSVEQLRKLRAHPFIDYIEPAVLNSADPIAAPAAPAFQLGLRPSEKRLSSSSSSSSGGDPNYGAYYLNGDSVPWIFNKMEIDQAWRRSTGAGVVIGLIDSGIDIWQYGHQLSNFAAKRVNPSEPLQDTFGHGTHQAGVLAAKRDGYHVVGVAYGSSPLSIKHSDFYLDVSTWRVAAALDTAVKYNAKVVQMAFRCEDESNAVSDRLSLYYWSPSYDVLFTAAVGSAGWWGQLVEGAMFPAVHPDVIAVSAIDFYTDTRYSGSHHSDKVELSAYHGQPTVGAIGLGEPEWTTSANSSNASTIVAGVAALVRSKYPSMRNYEVRQRLISTARDIGPTGRDPDSGYGLVMAMRAVGGMWNAEILGNTVSGGGYNEPETMDLTANPLGGEGPYSYRWLGLFNGVTARTIRVTVSQGDPTHHYSVEVTDHSDGSTKIASVAINPPPGNTTCNDPTVLVC